The following nucleotide sequence is from Anopheles stephensi strain Indian chromosome 3, UCI_ANSTEP_V1.0, whole genome shotgun sequence.
GCTGGTAAAATCTAATAACGCaaccacaaaacaaagaacCGCTTTCTGTTATTCCTGTCCCTGGTtagtgtgggtgtgtgtgtgtgtgtgtgtgtgtagtggaGCACAGATCTGGAATCCGTGAGGAGGGTGCATAAAAATTGTTCCTCACAAAACATAGAAACAATGCGAGGCGTACCATCCATTTTGCTGGCTGGATACTTTTCCTCCCCCCTGGGAAATGCAAGATCGTTCTGAACAAGGCGAGACATAGGACGTcgacactaacacacacattcacacacggTGCTGGGTTTGTGATTATAACTACATGCAAAGCGTGTCGTAAAAAATCTTTACACAAATCCTGTCAACGAACAAGTGCGAGGAACAGCATCGTCTGAAAGGGACCAAAAAAGCTTCACGTTCCGAAGGGCAATTGTGCAAACCCGGAATCGCAAATCATTGCTAGCCATGGACAGGGCGAACGGTACAACTGGTACGATGACATCCCGTGCAGGAACGATGCAGAGAACCATCCCACTAACACGGTTGACCATTGATCGTGACGTTTGCTATCGGTATCAAAGACATGGTCGGCGAGCTTTAAAGCGCTGCGCTCCGGTGAAGAAAGTTTCCGGCCAAATGGGAGGTAtaaagaaggagaaggaagctTTGTCCATTGCTCGGGGCTCGGGTTTTGTGTGCTGTAAAGGGTGCTGGCCAATAAAAATGGTGATTCATTGCGTCGCGTTTTATGACTCTGCGGTTTCAGGCTTGCAGTCTTTTAATTGTGTTTCGTTGCGAATGTTATAGTTTTTGCAATAACCTTGTGATAAAATTAGAACATGAGTTGTTAATAGATTGGGGCTACGCATGTAAGTATACGATTTGACACGTATACTTTGACGGTTTGAGTAACATATCAGCGTCCAAAATCCTTAGCGAGCTGTTGATTTTATGCGATTTATTGTGTGTACTGAAGTAATCAGGTATGTGTACAGATGCTTTGCTTTAAGAGTAAAAAGATGTCATGCGAATCGAAAATTGATAGCGTAAGAACGAAGTCATAGACTTAGTCCACATAGATTGACCATTAAAGCTTATCAACTGTGGCTGAATCTTCCAATGTGGGTGTCGAACAACTACTGCACAAAAACTGAGTCAAACAGTTTGTTAGTTCGTTTTCACCACGTTACAGTTCTTTGAATATCTTTTCAGAACTATAGATTTCACAATAGTGAAATTTTCCTGAGCAGATGAGATAAACGCTTTTAGAAGAATGTTGAACAATTTAAGCAAGGGTTTGTTTTGTCAAGTGATGTTTGGTAAATATTCTACTTGACTGACGTAACTTAAGCATCAATCATGTAGGTAGTCCGTATAAGTGGATTAAACTAATTGAGTTAGGAAAGCATCTATGTTAAAAGCCTGGGACCAAGGGAATGTCCTTTACTACGAGGAGTAACACTCATGTATCCCAATTTTAGAGGAAGAAAATATGTGAGACTACAAATTAGATCTCTAATAATTTACAGACTACAGACTACATATTAGAGTTGTTGAATTTCGACGAAACAGTTActgaaattatttaataaggaaaaagtgcttttattTTGGAGTTATACAAAACAATATCATCTTTATTAATATGTCCAGAAATATTTATCCTTTATAGGGTCTTGATCACTTATCGAAAACGTAGTAGATTGACTTCTTAAAACATTTTACACGAGaagaacattttttatttaatactcTGAAATAGACGCATATAGTATCTCAGGTACTAAAGGCGAAAACGatgccagtcttcacacggtaggaccggggttctacCGTTTCGCTCCAtcgttaagtctagtaagccaaaaattaCATGGCGAAagggagacagagagagatagaaagagaaatAGAGAGGGGGAGAGTACCTTAGATCCTCATGATGTCTTAGATCCTTTTGAACGAGGATCCCCTTGTACCAATGACTTAAGATGGTAAAAAAGCTTAACAATTCAAAAAAGGTGTTACAAATGGTTAAAGCAAAGAACGAATATATAGGACAAAGATACAAAATATAGTTGGAAACATTAATTGTTCCTAGTATTCTATTATAAACGTCGTtctatttttgaattttgaaacagAACGTAATGAAAATTAAGCTACAAAACATTTACACTTTTGTAGAGAATAAGTAATATCAAATATCCATTTATGAGTAAATCATGTAACACATGACGAACAATCTTCGtggacaaaaaataaaaatgatttcaaaaCCAGAAAGccggaacaaaacaaaaaactaaaaacaaacacaaaatgcAAAGGAAAAATTTCTATTCTGAACCATTAGCGTTGGAACTATATACACATTTTTAGCAAATCTTTTATTAATCGTCAGAAACAACGAAACGTACCACACAAACGCTCCCAACTGCTGTAGGACGTGTGATTAAAATTATGACCATTCTTTTTTCTCCACTCGTTCCACTTAacgtaaaattaattttgacaACTAAAAGAATATAAAATGATTTCGATTCCGCTCGTCGGCATGTGCTTGGTAAAGCGGAAACTGAAAAACTCACACATATACACAATTAGCAATGTTCTTCTCGAAAGCGGACGCCAGAACAGAAcgcttaaattttcttgccacaTTTGCCAGCACACAATGGGGCAATTTAACCGTCACCGAGGAAAGGAAGACGCATACCACGAAACATCtaagttaaaaaaatcggAAGAAGACAACATAGAAAAAAGTAATACAAATCACCATGCAAATACAAGCGCTTGCAAGCGTGTGGTCACTTTCTACCGGCAGgttccacaaaacaaaacaagagcgAACACGAAATACCGCAGTTAGAGGAAAAACATTTCGCACAGATGACGCTGATCCGCACCGATCTGCATGTGTGGCTTTCCCCCGTACTGTACGgctgtgttagtgtgtgtgagtgtgtgtgtgtgcgtgatagGAAAAACGACAAACTATTATTACTTCTCTCTAGCAATGCGACTGACCACAATTCATACGCTGAGGGCCAAACGCAAATTTGGTGTCGCCCTTTGGGAGGTTGCCTCTCTCGCTCGCGTTGCATGTTACAGCCGCGAGGCTGCTAAATCTTGAATGTTTCTGTGTTTCGGGACAAGCATTTTCTAGTGCTgttgtttctgttgctgttcTACCCTCATCCCAATTTCtgccccccccctccccctccctcctgattttcattttcatgtcGTGCACATCCCGTATTCGCCAGGCTGATACCAGGTTGCGTTTCATTTTCAGTCCGAGGgcgacaacagcaaaaaaaaaaggactgGTGGGGTTGGCAATTATTATTAGTCCATTTTTCATGCagtttttccaattttctcaTGAATTTATTACAACGCGAAATTGATGGCGTTTGAGTTggtcgttttgtgtgtgctggttgttttgttgttgtgccgcAAGAATaaagtttgcaaaaaaaagggacggcAGTGGACCGTGTCGGTTTGCATGTAGTTGATGTTGTTTGGAGGAGgccttgctgttgttgttagtTATGTTTTAATGTTTGCCATTGTTTTCCACCCAGTTCGTTACAAGTTCTGAGGAAAGGCAAGATCATTCCCGgttgtcatttttttttttcatcgacCGTTGTCATTGTTCCCGGCTCACTTTCACGCGCGACAGATAGCAATAGTGATGGCGGATTCGACGCGATACTGTTGCCGAATCGTTGTTAGCACACGTGCACAGCAAGGCACGGACAATTTACAGACGGACCCGAGATGAGTGTCGATAGTTTCGGCGATGGTTCCCGTGCTTTGTTTCAGTTAACGCAGCGTTCTATTTTCAGAACTTTTCAGCTCTACCCACATAGTAAAGCTCCGGGATTCCTGGAAGATAGTGTGCTGTCTTGCTGCAAAAGCGATAACCAGTGTACCGTGCGCCAAGTAACATGGCGAACGATTTGCCAGTGCTGCATGCAGTTTCTATTCTATTTTATGTTGtccctttttgtttgtggCACGATGCTGGCAGCTGGCTGGTGCCGCTTTGGCCAGGTGGTGGGGAGGGAATGATAGCAAAGTCGAAGAACATTTTAGAGTCCGGATTTGCTGCATGTTTGGTCCgagtttttggttggtttgcaaCAGTTTAATTGGCCGTTCTTTGCCGCCGGACGTTGCTCTTCCGCGTCCGTTTTTCGGGgcttttttattccattttgtCGTACTGATGTGGAAATGCTCTTTTCCATTTGTTATTCTCATGTtcttttgttctattttttttactttaattcatttgagggatttttttctatttgttggttagaagggcgaaaaatttgcaaaatgttTTCATCCACTATCCACCGAGTTACTGCGCGACTTTGGTATGATAGTGTTACTGGAACTCACCACTCACCGTTTGCTGGTCTGaatgtgtttcgtttcgtttatcCGTAAATATGGACAAATAAAACGCATCCATTCGGTGCAATCACTGAAAACGTGCATTAAATTATTGTCCGCAGGGCAAAGTGAAGATTCAACGGTCAGGCATGTGGTCATGGGTACCAGATATGAATCTGAGCTGGTTATTTTTTACAacaatttataattaaatatttttataaatataaagTAAATGTCCGTTCCGCAAATAGAAGTCCGTAAGTCGGTCTTAAAACGTTACAGGGTACATCGAGGAACTAAGCATAGTTGAAAAAATTCTAAAGGTGCTTTTGATATCTTTAAACCACTTGGCGTTTTTGAGCATGGAATAAATACTTGAAGACTTTAGCAAAATGAATGTTTAAATAGGTTTCCAAGAAGAAATTTTGGATAATTCTTGCATGTTGTAAAaaatatctctctctctattgctctctctctctcgctctctctctctttctcttctcttctcttcatttctggcttactagacttaatgataccacgtagttgaatagtcagccctcactacggaggaacggtccggatgggatttgatcctgcTCCTGCCGTATGAGgacaaagcaaaagcaaatggCGTATGAGgtagcaaagaagtcagcGGGGACGCAATCTGGATggcatttgaaccccggtcctgccgcgtgaagaccggcgccgttatcacttcggccaccggaccgccccaacgaGTTTACTTTAatatcattaaaaaaatcatttgaaaaactGTATAAAGGCTGGGGACGAATCTTTATTTGACTAAAAACTCATCAAACTTCCTAGAGATCCATAAAAAAAGTTATGagaaaatttgagaaagagtcAAACACTTTTATAAATGcgtatatttaaaataaaaaagtttaaGAATAAGTAAAATCGCACTGATGAACTAAGTGATTTAAGGAATAATGAAAAATCTAAAATGGACGTCAAGTACGGAAGCACTCCACAATTCAATCTGATAGGTCGAAATGAGTAACGAGCTGTAGTAGTTAAAGCTTGTAAAATTACATTGACATGACCCTTTCAAGTTAGTTAGTTTGTCCACGCTACAGAAAAACTAAGTACTTGAATGCATTTAATTTCCCAACACCTCACCTGAAAGGATGGTTTGTACAAGCGCAATCGAATCAAATTGCAGGttaacaagcagcagcagcagcaccaccaacagGTAAGAGCACAAAAGAAGGAATAATTGGTTGGTACTGAGAAGCATCACCAGGTAAGAATATGAAATGACTCCAAATGGAAGCATGAAGGCGTAGAGACGGTACAGACGGAACACAACGTCATGAAGTCAAACCGCAAACTACGACCATCGCAACCAATACAAAGCTCCAGAGCGGATCGTTTTCCACTGCAACTGGGACGACTCTCGTTTGCAAGACGTTACAGACCCGGGCACCGTGGGCACCCATTCTCTCGAAGGAACCAACCGACGGTGGTGTCAGTACGGCCAAACACGAACGAGAAGCGAAAACATTAGCAGTACATCCATTATTATCACGGCTCGGGAGACACCAATTAAAGTTAATATCGCACATAAATTAGGATATGGAGAAAACCAcattaaataattacaaaacatCCTAAATTTATACGTCTTGATAACGCAATTTACAGCCCGATGGAGCTCGCACTCCCCCGGTTTGGTGGGCCATCATCCCAACGCTCGCCGGAGCTTTCCACACGGCAAGAAAGTTTCCCAAGGAAAGCCCACGGAAAACGGTGTCTGGATGCGAACCAGTTTGTAGCGCACCATGTTTACAGCGACACCATCCATCTCTTCCTACTAACCGGGAAACCGGTGAAACTGTGGAACTGTGAGTGCGAACGGCTGGCAGGCCGGTCGCTGTCGGAGAAAAACGACTTCGCCAAAGTAACCGTTCGGTTGTAATATACGTGAGGCGTGGGGAGCGTTCCTCACGCCCGGTTCGATCCATTTTGTTTGGCTTTGGTAGTTATTTACAGGCGGAATCTCTTCGTACAGTTTCGATAAATTGTAAATGGCTTAGGGCCGAAGATGGGTGGGCAATGTAAGCGTTGTGGCAtcaacacaagcacacactcacagatggtgtatgtgtgtgttagaacaagggaaaataaaacgaagGTGGCAACTCGGTGATCAATAGCTGTCGATGTAGTGAAAATACTGCTGTTATTAGCACGTATGATTAGAAGAATCAATAGTAGTTGAAAAAATAGGGGGGATAATCATGCAGCATTATCGACTAGCTAGAAGTTTTCCGTTGTGCTTTTGAGTGCTTTTGATACCGCTTTGATACGGTCCAGCTCCTTTGTCTGCCAATCAATTATACCgtccgttctggcggacgcatcaacgccaacAACAGTCCATCTCGATTTGGGCATACCATGCTTCCTCTGTCCTTAGGGACGACcgaaaaggactttacgggctgggtcgtccggtgtcattctcatgacgtgcaTTTGGATTGACTTAAAGAAGATGATTGATTGAAACAGATGGTAAAACAAATGCctcatgtttaaaacaatccaCATTAACTGCTAACTACAATACGTCATTAATTTTTTCTAAGTCTACGATTTCTTAAACTCTTTTATACGTCAACAGTTGATATTGAAACATTCAAGAGATGATCTTCTATAATCTGTTATGATAAGTAACTGATATGATAAGTATTTTATCCACTAGGTATGTTTTAGTAATAGACCTTGGATAAAATCTTATCAGGATAGCCTCCCTGTATGAACTCCAACACTGAATATTTAGTTACGAGTGCAATCAAGTGAAACAAGCCAGAAATtacaggtcgagacctctcggCGACTTCTACAATTAGTTTATTCTAATATCGCCTTTCTTTATGCAATCCAATCGGAATTTGaattcataaaaaagcatCCAATTTCAGTTACTCCTAAACCATGGCTTTCACTCTTACAGACAAAAGTCCATTTGCCAAAATAAAACATGTGCCAACAACTGTACGACGCATTACTCCACCACAATTTCAGCCGCGTTTGCTTGTGGAAACACACAGAAGGATATGTCCTAATACGTAcaataaattcaataaaaccCCATCAATAAACCGATCGCCCGATGCAGTCAACAAGCGGCCGGTCTGGAAGAAGCTGCCATTGCTCGTCACAAAAGCCATTGCTAAGTCACAGTCGGTTTGGTATAAAACCTGTCACACAATACCCGAACCCGCATCACTTCACCACCGCACATCAACGGCAATCGACGCTTAACGACACCATGAAGGTAAATCGATCTCGTTGCACATTAGAACTATCCGGCTCGAAGTAGGAAAGCTGAAAACTCCGGTGCACCAAAGAGAAAGAGCCGAAGAAAGGAAGGCGAATCTATTTGCACCggaatttatttgtttggatttaattataatttctcgcctgtttttcttccgttccgTCGCCAAGTCCTTCCAGGTTGTGTTTTGGCTGCTTATCGTGCTCGCGACAGTCTGCCTGTCCGAGGGCCGTACCCGGCGGGATCTTCGCTACCGGCAGAACGTAGCCTACGCCTACCAGTATCGAACGGATCAGATCGCGAGCGTACGGAAGGTTCCACTCGTACCGGTGGTGGTACCCTCGGTGCACATTCAAAatcagctgctgcagcacgaGAAGACGAAGGCGCACGTGCTCCACTTTCCAACACGCCGCCCGATGCAGGCCATCGATCAGCTGCACACGCGAGTTGACATTGGACAGCATCGTCGCAGTGGAACCGTTCCCGTGGTACCCGTGGTAGTGCCGGTTGTGCCCGTGGTACCGGCTGTTGCCACTGTGCCCGGCGGAACGGTCGTGGCTCATTCTCATACGGAGGTCTACCGAAAATATAGATGAACGTGAGGGGAAAGCGAGTTTatggggaaaaagaaaacataataaaTGAGTGAAAATTCTCGGAATGGTGGGTTTAGAATCTGAGTATCGATTGCTGAATTGACCATGTTCAATTAAATTGACTGCTTGTCTGGGCATTGGTGAAGTATTAGAATGAAGAATGTTGGAGCTTAACAACATTTGAATATAATAACTTGAGGCTAAAAAATAGTTAAGCGCAACGGAGTTTTAATAATAGTATCAGAACCATTTCTTTTTTCGGAACTACATTCAAGGTATAGTGAGTCAGTTTTAGCGAGAATCGGATCCAATCCGTAAACCTGGTTCTTATGAAAAATTTCTCACTTCATTCTGAAAGGACGAAAACTGATGCCTACACTTCTAGTTAATgctttaaactttaaaaatttattataaaatagGTCTCTGTTTTCAACCAGCTCTCCAATACTTAATTTCCCTTATTTTTCCCATCAAACACACCCAATGAATATAGATGtttatgaattattttttaatgccTGAATCGCTGCATTCAAATTAGTCCAACTTATAACCATGTAAATAGCCACTCTCAATATTCAATCGTTAATTCAGTCTTTAAATCGCTCCCGTATCTTACATGACCAACGCCTCATTGATAAACTCCCAGCAAACGATGGTCGAGCGTGAAAGTTTCgctaaattaaatcaaacaaacaacaacaaacccaaCGCACCAGTTGCAACAGTCTCTACCTTTAGCCCATCCATCAGTTTCCCATTCCTAGGCCAATACACGGTTCGCGAAAAGTCGACTCTTGCCGTTTGTTTCTTGCACCAAACCAATATCAAATCCGCACCAATTAAACGCTATCGTGATGGCAGAGGTTGTGATTAAATCTTATTAGCTACAATTGGCCGAAACTGATCGGCTGACGCACGGCTGAGAGCGGTTCGGTGAGGTGGCTCGACACCTGCAATTGGGCTTATCGCGGGCGTAACCGTGGGTGTGATGTGTGTGATCTTCCTCGAGACCGTCCATCCGTTACGCTGCCACAGGCTGAATGTTGTGCGGTGGCATAGAAAAGTAGGCGCAAACCTTGCCTGGGTTGCGTAACAGCTGGACGCGTGGTTGCATTTTCACGCGTGCTGAAGACGAAAGTGCGATCGCGTTTGGATGTGCCGGGTAGCGAGCGTTTATGCTAAAATGAATGTACGGAATTGTGATAACGATGTTGCAGATCAGATAATGGTTGATGAAAAAAAAGTGCGAGAGGCTATTGTAAGGGGCTGCTAGAGCGTTTGATTGTTTGGCGAAACAAGCGCAAAGGGATATCACGTTTAAGGAAGTTAAAAATGTATTAACATTTATTTGTAGAGGGATTTAATTGAATACCGTGTTGATACGATCACAAACAAAGCAAGCATTCAACTGTTACAGGAAGGGATATAGTAAGCGATATTGGATCCAACAGCAAATTGTTATGCTGCTGTCTATAGTTTTATTAGTGTTTGTTTAACATTGTGAACttaaaatattatataaaAGTTTTTCTCCTTCGTTAGCACCAGTGGCGgttcaacctaggagcggaaggagcgtccgctcggggcctcgtcggtcAGGGAGGAGTCTCATCAGAGAGGAAAActctgttgtttccctctaatatcacaataagaggggcctcaactgccattctgCTCGAGGCCTCCAAAtgtcttgacccaccactgcttAGCACTTGAGAGATCTCCGTACGGGGAGTCGATCTGGGTGAGATTTGAAACCCGTTCTTGCGGTGTGAACATGGGCACCGGTGACCTCTCGGTTTCAGAGGCCAGAGTCGGTAGAAGAGATCCAGATTAAATAACCGCTGCATTTTAAAATTGCtccaaataaaattaaacaaaaacttttccGTAGAAGTGAAGAATAATTTTAAACTCAAATCAACTTAATGGATGATTCCGGGATAACACTACAGATACATTTGTCGagtattaaatttaataacaacaaaagtattaaatttaaacttatCGATTTTCATAACCATTTTCacggaaaaatatttaaaaaaatacaccaaaaaaaagttaCAAATGAAAATGCACGGTCAAACTGTAGTACAACTGTACGTGAGAAACCCAACAATGATGCGGAAAACCGGATAAACCTTTCATCAAATTGAGTACCTGCTCGGGGCGCACGGCGTGTTGgccaaaaattgaaaacaactcaccgtacacacacactcacaggaTATCCGAATGATGGGTCTTTGATTTCGCTGCCCAAAATGCACTCCATTAGCAGTGCTGACCTCGAAATACTGGACCGACACATCATCACCCCGACTTACATTGCATTGCAATTTCGGCACCCGGCAACCCTATTCGACCGGTTTTTCATTACACAAAAAGCAATGGCCATTGATTATCCGAACCTCTGGAAAATCTGCATCCTCTTCTACCCCCATGTCAACCGGGGCAGCATTTTTGAGGGAGAAAAACTGGCAGCAAATGTTGCCGTACCGAGCGGCAGCATCATCAAAGCGTGCTGGCACACATGGTTCATATGGCGTACCTTTTGGGCTCCAGCTTTggaaaaacggaacaaaaaagCCTCCAGAACCACACTCGAAACAAGCCTAGAATAATAGTCTGAGAATGATTGGTGCAAGAAGTAGCAAAAAATAAACGTGTCGTGCTCGATACActgccaaataaaaaaaacactggaaGGAGCAACAATCCGTGTACGGCAGACAGTTTTCGCTGGCTTACGCCTCAGCAGTTTGAGAGGCCCTTCGATCGGGCCCGCTCGTCAAAAACCATAAAACTCATCGATCAATCATGGTGATGGATTCGACTTTTATACCATCACAGGCTCTCGCTTTTCGCCCAACTCTTTCCATTCCTCTCGTGGCGTTCCTCGGCTCCTCGAGTGTGCCAATCGAATTCTCGGACAAAGTTCTTTATCTTCTTTGGGccaaacgtgtgtgtgtcggtgatGAAGGCGTCCGGGCGAAAAAGACAGGCAGGCGGTGACGCGTGATTGCAAATTTCGGTAATGAAGATGGGCAATTTAATAACGCAAACATTCTGGGCGCATCTGGTTTTTGCTCGGCTCCAAGCAGTGAGGCACTACATACTACATGGATCTCTTCTCGCAGCCGTCTTCTCGGGCTCGGGATGGTTAACCgcaggagttttttttttttggagggggaACGAAGACTGGGAATCATCTCTCGCTGTGCCTTGAATCAACGGCAGTAATAATCTGAGTAGAGATCCCGTGGTAGCCTGGATTCTAGCCGGGAATCGGGAGATCTGGTGCGGGAAAGCACTTCATTTAGATGAAGCCTGGCTTTATTTTCAAAGCACCCGTCGCCGCACT
It contains:
- the LOC118513522 gene encoding uncharacterized protein LOC118513522; the encoded protein is MKSFQVVFWLLIVLATVCLSEGRTRRDLRYRQNVAYAYQYRTDQIASVRKVPLVPVVVPSVHIQNQLLQHEKTKAHVLHFPTRRPMQAIDQLHTRVDIGQHRRSGTVPVVPVVVPVVPVVPAVATVPGGTVVAHSHTEVYRKYR